From Camelina sativa cultivar DH55 chromosome 7, Cs, whole genome shotgun sequence, one genomic window encodes:
- the LOC104700496 gene encoding protein transport protein SEC13 homolog B-like, whose amino-acid sequence MPTPVKNSRNQKKKKLPIAFFLLRVDPLLLRTHIASSLTRSAVISGKIILENMPGQKIETGHEDIVHDVQMDYYGKRIATASSDCTIKITGVTNNGGSQPLATLTGHRGPVWEVAWAHPKFGSILASCSYDGQVILWKEGNQNQWTQAHVFTDHKSSVNSIAWAPHDLGLSLACGSSDGNISVFTGCPDGGWDTTRIDQAHPVGVTSVTWAPATAPGALVSSGLLDPVYKLASGGCDNTVKVWKLSNGSWKMDCFPALQKHTDWVRDVAWAPNLGLPKSTIASGSQDGKVIIWTVGKEDEQWEGKVLKDFMTPVWRVSWSLTGNLLAVSDGNNNVTVWKESVDGEWEQVTLVEP is encoded by the exons atgcccacccCTGTCAAAAACtctagaaaccaaaaaaaaaaaaaacttccgaTTGCTTTTTTCCTTCTCCGTGtcgatcctcttcttcttcggacTCACATTGCATCGTCTCTCACTCGATCCGCCGTGATTTCAG GGAAAATCATTTTGGAAAACATGCCAGGTCAGAAGATTGAAACGGGTCATGAGGACATTGTCCACGATGTGCAAATGGATTACTATGGAAAGCGAATTGCAACTGCCTCATCTGACTGCACCATCAAGATAACTGGCGTTACCAACAACGGTGGATCGCAGCCACTAGCTACATTAACCGGCCACCGTGGTCCTGTTTGGGAGGTCGCGTGGGCACACCCAAAGTTTGGATCAATCCTAGCTTCGTGCTCCTATGATGGTCAAGTCATACTCTGGAAAGAAGGCAACCAAAACCAATGGACCCAAGCTCATGTCTTCACAGACCACAAATCTTCAGTCAACTCCATTGCGTGGGCTCCTCATGATCTTGGACTATCCTTGGCTTGCGGGTCATCCGATGGAAACATTTCCGTTTTCACAGGCTGTCCTGATGGTGGCTGGGACACAACAAGGATCGACCAGGCGCATCCGGTTGGAGTTACTTCGGTAACCTGGGCACCAGCCACTGCGCCTGGTGCTCTTGTGAGCTCTGGTCTTCTTGATCCCGTCTACAAGCTAGCTTCTGGTGGGTGTGACAACACCGTGAAAGTGTGGAAGCTCTCTAACGGTTCGTGGAAAATGGATTGCTTTCCGGCTCTTCAAAAGCACACTGACTGGGTCCGTGATGTGGCTTGGGCACCGAACTTGGGTCTCCCTAAGTCAACCATAGCTAGTGGCTCCCAAGATGGGAAAGTGATCATATGGACAGTGGGAAAAGAAGATGAGCAATGGGAAGGCAAAGTTCTGAAGGACTTTATGACTCCGGTGTGGCGGGTCTCGTGGTCTTTGACCGGTAACTTGTTGGCTGTCTCTGATGGAAACAACAATGTGACGGTGTGGAAAGAGTCAGTTGATGGAGAGTGGGAACAAGTTACTCTTGTGGAGCCGTAG
- the LOC104700494 gene encoding ran-binding protein 1 homolog b-like, which yields MASISNEPEREHRDEEESGANEDEDTGAQVAPIVRLEEVAVTTGEEDEDTLLDLKSKMYRFDKDGSQWKERGAGTVKFLKHRESGKIRLVMRQSKTLKICANHLVTSGMSVQEHAGNDKSCVWHARDFSDGELKDELFCIRFASVENCKAFMQKFKEVAESEEEKEESKDASDAAGLLEKLTVEEKETKEKAVEKEENKKCEAVEENKTEESVPST from the exons ATGGCGAGCATTAGCAACGAGCCAGAGCGTGAGCacagagacgaagaagagtCAGGAGCCAACGAAGATGAAGACACCGGTGCTCAGGTTGCTCCGATCGTCAGGCTCGAAGAAGTCGCCGTCACCACcggtgaagaagacgaagacacCCTCCTCGATCT GAAATCGAAAATGTATCGGTTCGATAAAGATGGGAGTCAGTGGAAAGAGAGAGGAGCTGGTACTGTTAAGTTCTTAAAACACAGGGAGTCTGGAAAGATTCGTCTCGTTATGAGGCAATCGAAAACTCTGAAGATCTGTGCTAATCATCTAG TTACATCGGGCATGAGTGTTCAGGAACACGCTGGGAATGATAAGTCTTGTGTATGGCACGCTCGTGATTTTTCTGATGGGGAATTGAAAGATGAGCTTTTCTGCATCCGGTTTGCGTCAGTTGAGA ACTGCAAAGCATTTATGCAAAAGTTCAAGGAAGTAGCTGAatctgaagaagagaaagaagagagcaaaGACGCTTCTGACGCTGCTGGTCTTCTTGAGAAATTAACagtggaagagaaagaaactaaaGAGAAAGCAGTGGAGaaggaggaaaacaaaaagtgtgaagctgttgaagaaaataaaacggAGGAGTCTGTTCCGTCGACTTAA